One Spinacia oleracea cultivar Varoflay chromosome 4, BTI_SOV_V1, whole genome shotgun sequence DNA segment encodes these proteins:
- the LOC130471600 gene encoding uncharacterized protein: MKSPTESRDPKLYYQFHEDIGHETKDCRSLKRALDALAAKGHLKNYLQKNTHGSGKRHYKKNKSPTSVGEGNQTDGGFVTVISGGPASGGPTMRGQRDNTRRLEHVMMSGKLPMDTFPRIEICESHGGRIATSHDDPLVRRIFVDTGSSSDIMSVECLSCLAHDPKTIEKIHYPIIGYEGSGIHPVGVISLSVRIRGRNDGRKKNVNFLIVKDLTAYNVI; this comes from the coding sequence ATGAAGTCTCCCACTGAAAGTAGAGACCCAAAGTTATACTACCAATTCCATGAAGACATAGGTCATGAAACCAAGGATTGTAGGAGCCTGAAAAGAGCCTTAGACGCCTTGGCGGCCAAGGGTCATCTGAAAAATTACTTACAGAAGAACACTCATGGCTCTGGAAAAAGACactacaaaaagaacaagtcacccacCTCAGTTGGAGAGGGAAATCAAACTGATGGGGGATTCGTGACCGTCATATCAGGAGGCCCTGCCTctggaggacccaccatgagggGACAAAGGGACAACACCAGGAGGTTGGAACATGTAATGATGTCGGGGAAATTACCAATGGACACTTTCCCGAGAATCGAAATTTGCGAGTCCCATGGTGGACGAATAGCTACCTCACATGATGACCCACTAGTAAGGCGCATATTTGTCGACACcggaagctcgtccgacatcATGAGTGTGGAATGTTTGAGCTGCCTGGCCCATGATCCAAAAACCATTGAAAAGATCCattatcccatcattggttACGAAGGAAGCGGCATACACCCCGTAGGCGTCATATCATTATCTGTGAGGATAAGAGGACGCAATGATGGTAGAAAAAAGAATGTGAATTTCCTGATTGTCAAGGATCTTACGGCATACAACGTCATCTAG